ATGCTAATGCTTGAAAAGGAATCAAAAGCACTGACTATAAAGCAAAATTTCCTATTTCaaaatagaacagaataaaataaaatggtgtcTCTAGAGTCTACTAATGTCCCAATGCATCTGTTGCATTAAAAAGGGTAAAATGTCAATGAACAAAGGaatcagcaaaagaaaacacagatGCCCTCAGAAATCTTTCCAGGTTTGATGTCCTAAAATAAATCCAgtgtttaaaaatactttttacccagaattactcatttttttttcatatttatttatttattattggatagagacagagagaaatttagaggggaggcgtagagatagagagggaaagagacagacagacacctgcagccgtgcttcaccacttgtgaagctttcccccctgcaggtgggggagcaggggcttgaacccaggtccttgtgtatggtaatgtgagcacttaaccaggtgcgccaccacctgctcccccagaATTACTCATTCTAAAGTTGTTTCTATTATCTTCCCCCCATACGAAATCTCAACTATTTTTAGAATATATTTTCCAATATAAACCATCAGAGCATAAAATCAGAACATCtacaaataattaattaatcattTAATTTCTTTGGACATCAcaggggcttcactgcttcaggttgaatccttcagatagaaagacagaggaggaggtagagagaaaagagaaagacaccacggcACCACTTCCCTTAGTGCAGtgagagccaggcttgaacctgggttgtgtatgtGGCAAGGCAGCAcgctatccatgtgagctattttgcaggccctAAATCAGTCATTTCCAGTTATATTGTAAGAATACTTTGAGTTGGAGCTTTGGCAAGTTCCGTGTTGGGTAGCCCTGTAAGGATTAAAAGCACTTCCATCAACCCTGTCTTGAGATTTGTATGTGACTCCTGAATCAACAATGTCATAGTTCCCCCAAAATGAAAAAAGACAAAGGTAGACAAGCAGACAGTTGGCCAAGTAGAACAGTGCTCCTATTTGGGGATGAGAAGAAGCCCAGTCAGCATTCACTTTTGAAAGTTAATagtaaaacaaacagacaaaataaTGGCTACAggttagtggggggggggggcacttaacCTACCCCAGTCATTTTGGAATCATCTTTACcaacaaatatacatatatatatatatatgtgtgtgtgtgtgtgtgtgtgtgtgtgtgtgtgactaagtATGTGGTACTTTTTCTTATAGAAACTAAGAATTggtggatttttaaaaagttaacataAAATAACAACTTTACCTTGAAACTGATACTTTAGCAGGAAGAGAAAACCACAGGCCATGCTGCGCTGTACCATTTTGACAAGGGAAAAAGTCGAGAACCAGAGCGTGAAGGAAACGTCATCCAGGAAAAACAGAGGAAAATTCTTCCTTTTGGAAGCAATGAGCATCACCAAAGCAGCAAACCCTCAAGTCTTTTTGAAAATGAACAGACGATGAGTGACAACTACCAGATCAGAAGCAAGGAGCATGCCCACGGCATACTCTCTGCTGATGCAGACGGTGGCACTGATGGTGGAGACCTTGCTGCCGGCCATGAGGAAAATGGTGCCACCCTCAGGAGAGCTAAGAGACACCATCTAAGGCAGCCAGAGACCCACACAGAGTCCCTGGGAGGAGAGAGCAAACCCAGGAAGACTCAGAGTCAGATCCCCACAGACGCAAACTATGCTACATCACCCTCAGAAGACAAGAAGAATCACCAAAGAGTCCCTACTGCCTGGAATGTCCCGATAAAAACCCAAAGCATCCCCTACATGGAAGTCAGCCCTGTGTATCTGAAACAGCTCCCCAAAGTCAAGTGGGTCCCCAGTGATTTTGAAGGCAGTGGTCACTCAGCTCCTGAAGGCAGAGGGGACGACACCTCTCCTTTCAGTGGGGATGGCCAACTTGGTGAGGGAGAGGCCACAGACCCTGGCCTAGAAGATACAAATACTCAAACAGAGCCTTCTGGCCCAGATGTAGCTGGGACTGTCCCTCTGAACTCGGGGGACCCCCCTCATAATGAGCTCCCTGGACAAGGAGAAGACACTCACACTCTGGAAGGGCTGGGCACAGCCAATGGCAATGACATCATGGGCAGCACCAGCCTCGGGGGGCTGCCTGGGACAGGGAGCAGCAGAGGGGGTGCAGACAGCCAGAATGCCCATCGAGGCCAAGTGGAATTCCATTACCCTTCCCCaactgagaaagagaggaggaaagagagcagCCGGGGTGCAGGCCAGACTCATAATGAGATCCCCAAGCGTGGCCAGGGTGGCAGCCACAAAGGTGCAAAGCATTCTATCGGCAGCTGGGCACCCAACCAGGGCAAGGAGGGCTTCCCCGGGAAGGGCCTGTCACACCACGACCCCAGTGTGGAGACACATGGCAGGAAGGGTCACTATGTGCCCCACAAACAGAGCAACTCCACACGGAACAGAGGGTCCTGGGGCTCCCGAATCCCCCATTCCAACAGGTTCAGCCACCCTAGAAAGTATGATAGCAGCGAGTCATCTAGCAGTGACAGCTGGAGTGAGAGTGAGGGTGACTAGCCCACTGAAAGTCCCTAGCATAGGGCCGGGGTGagaactcactgggtagggcacctgctttgcatgcagcccaggttcgagccccggcaccACATAGGAGGCGTCCATGCCAACAGAGGAAGCCCTGTGCTGTGGTCGCTCTATCTTCACTCCCACCACCCCcaggataaaaagaaagaagtgtccCAGGCAAAACAGCGAAATCACACATGTGCCAGGAGTTGgttcaaagagaaagaaactctCAGCAGGATAGAGGTGTCAGTCTGTAGTCATCTGTGACTTGACGGAAAACAGGAGCCAGCAGGTGGCAGAGCAGGGGAAGGCCAGGATAGGGGGCTTCGGGGAACACTTGAACTATCTTAATGGTGACAGTATGGAACTTAATGCCCTTATTTTCTATAAAGGAAAAAGCCCACTAAGGATTTGCATTATACATCATATTTGAACAGGCATCCCTGAACAATCATGAGTGAATGTTACAAACATCCCTCCCCACCTTGTGTTTgctttgttgagaaaataaatcaGCCTCCCTCTCCCTAGTCTGTCATGAAATGATCTGGAAGTGTCCAATGTCTGTCTGTGCCTCTTCTTTCCAAAGACAGCAGGGAGGAGGGCCCCGGAGCTGGTGagcagctcacttagatagtgtctTGGTTGGGCATCTATGCggcccatgttcgagcccccaccaCATTCAAGGGAACAGACACCTATCCATCCGATACTTTCATTCTTTATATCATGTGTCTGCAAAGTCTCTTATTGCAGTTTTACAGGAAGAAGCCACCGTGAGCTAGTGACATTTATGGTGCAGAAGTCCTGGAATCCttcctgcattaaaaaaaaaaaaaaaaaaaagcaccggaaaagggctggagagacagcataatggttatacaaacagattcttatgccagaagctctaaggacccaggttcaattcctagcaccaccataaaccagatctgagcagctctcgaaaacaaagcaaaacaaaacaacaaacaaacaaacaaacaaaaccactagAAGTGCCTGTTGTTCTAAAATTTTCTCTGGGGCCCGGTTGCTAACAGGGTCCCTAGGCTCCTTGGCATTCTCTTGGTGAGAGGATATCTCTCAGCATCTATACATGCTTCCAGTCTGTGCTGCCTAtcctctggagaggggaggggactggaAGAGGAGGTAAAAGAGACCATGCCTCTCCAGGCTCCCAAAGGGCAGGGCTTGGTGAGCAGCCAGATCAGGGAGTCTATGGAGGGGCTGGGAGAATAGCGCCCCCTGGAGGCAACTCTGAGCTCCTCTCTTCAGGCCCCTGGGTCCTTGGGTCCTTTCCCTCTGTGCTGTGCACAGGGGCATCAATGGTGGAgtgtgctatgatgtctttcctcctctctgcctctctgttctattcttaaaagatatttatttattttgaattgagacagaatttgagagaagagggggacatgaagagagagagacggagagacacctgcagcactgtttcaccactcctgaagcctcccccttacaggtgggaactgggtgcttgaacctggctccttgctcgttgtaatgtgtgcgcttaaccaggtgcaccaccacccggcccctctctgttctctctaaAATGAAAGATTGAAAAACTTGGCTCAAGGAGATCCCTTGGTTGGTATCACACATGCAGGAAGCCTGGGGCTCACTTTCTGGTGttgaataaaagatttttttaacttaaaatgagaaaaatatatatggagagagagagagagagagagagagagacaggtggaaAGCCAAGAAAAGGAGAAGGTGTAGGACTTGGAGTTAGCTGGTCAGGTAAGGTGTGTGTGCTTGTTTGGGTCCCAGCACCCTATTAAAGTAGCACATAGGCCCTGGGGGGGAatgcagtgctgaggtgtctctgtctctgtctctctctccctgtatctctctacTTTAATGAAAAAGCccaagagtggtgaaactgtgcacGCTCAAAGCACAGATGcacatatatatgaaagaaaagtttgtgttgtttttttttctttcttaagatcTGAGTCCCCCAAACAGCAAAAGTCACAAAGCATGGTTCTGCACAGTTCCTAGATCACTGAGTTGAATGATTTATGTAACACGAATGGTAACAAAGCAGTGTCAACAGGGACTGagctgtgacacacctggtagagtgtccaCAACAATATACTTgaaaacttgggttcaagcctccagtccataCTTGCAAGAGagaagtttcagaagtggtggagcagtactacaggtgtctcttcttctctttctctctccttccttttctctctgtctctcatcctctatcaaagaaaagaaaaaaaaaaggctgtttgGAGCAGTGTATTACTTGTATAGGTtatagtaataaccctggtggcagacaaaaaaaaaatcagtgtcaaTAGAACATATgactcatacacatacacacacaaacacacacacacaccaggaagtCAATCAATCAACCTTGCCCTTGACCCTAATCAATACTCTACtttaggagaaagaagaaagacacaaTAAGGCAGGCACACTGTGCTACTTTCAATAAGAGTaatctaatttaaaaataaatgtgtataaGATAGTTTCTATAAACAAAATGATATCCTATATGTGAAATGAAAAGAGAAGCAGGTCAGCCTGTGGGCTGAGCAAGGAAAGTTCCCATAAGTCCCTCTTTGAATCTGGGCAGGTGAAGGAGGTCAacttgggtggggggagagcagaACTGGGGTCAGACCCACTTCCTTTTAGCTGCCACACtctccaggggcagtgggcaGAGACTCTTAGCAGACAGGTgagagggcagggtggtggcacacctggttgagcacacatgttctcatgtacaaggacccaagtttaagaccccagtcctcacctgcagaggggaagcttcacaaatggtaaagcagtgctgcaggtgtctctctctctccatgtccatCCTCCTTCTGCTCTTAATTTCtgatcttatcaaataaaagaaagggagggggagaaacagtaaaaaaaaaaaaaaaaaagggctgctaGGAGGCATAACTCTGTAGTACTAGCACCAagagccagcaataaccctggtggcaaaaataaaataaataattaaatttaaaaaacccgGACACTTGAGGATTTGAAAGCAGAGGGTCTTAAAAGACACTCTCACAGGTTAAATCTTACAGCTTAAGAAAAATCGCTCTGGCCCTAGGTCAGGGGAGTCGTGTGGGTCAGACAGGGATGGGGTGGTCAGAGCCAGACTAGCAGCACAGGCACCCTGTGTCCCCC
Above is a window of Erinaceus europaeus chromosome 3, mEriEur2.1, whole genome shotgun sequence DNA encoding:
- the MEPE gene encoding matrix extracellular phosphoglycoprotein, translating into MQVVCLGLLLFTLAWAAPTFQPQIKKTQQDCVGEQKQEEKTTGHAALYHFDKGKSREPEREGNVIQEKQRKILPFGSNEHHQSSKPSSLFENEQTMSDNYQIRSKEHAHGILSADADGGTDGGDLAAGHEENGATLRRAKRHHLRQPETHTESLGGESKPRKTQSQIPTDANYATSPSEDKKNHQRVPTAWNVPIKTQSIPYMEVSPVYLKQLPKVKWVPSDFEGSGHSAPEGRGDDTSPFSGDGQLGEGEATDPGLEDTNTQTEPSGPDVAGTVPLNSGDPPHNELPGQGEDTHTLEGLGTANGNDIMGSTSLGGLPGTGSSRGGADSQNAHRGQVEFHYPSPTEKERRKESSRGAGQTHNEIPKRGQGGSHKGAKHSIGSWAPNQGKEGFPGKGLSHHDPSVETHGRKGHYVPHKQSNSTRNRGSWGSRIPHSNRFSHPRKYDSSESSSSDSWSESEGD